The following coding sequences lie in one Lolium perenne isolate Kyuss_39 chromosome 2, Kyuss_2.0, whole genome shotgun sequence genomic window:
- the LOC127333014 gene encoding uncharacterized protein, giving the protein MSYFNQQQAPVTAYPPPQANYVVVAPPAGKTAYLPTAPPPPPGYPGNYDVAMGAPQPAKTQSRGDKGFLEGCCAAICCCCLLDMCF; this is encoded by the exons ATGAGCTACTTCAACCAGCAGCAGGCTCCCGTCACTG CGTACCCACCGCCGCAGGCCAACTACGTGGTGGTCGCGCCTCCGGCGGGGAAGACGGCGTACCTGCCGActgcgccaccgccgccgccaggcTACCCGGGCAACTACGACGTGGCCATGGGTGCTCCGCAGCCCGCAAAGACACAGAGCCGCGGTGACAAGGGTTTCTTGGAAGGATG CTGTGCGGCCATTTGTTGCTGTTGCCTCCTCGACATGTGCTTCTGA
- the LOC127333013 gene encoding exocyst complex component EXO84C, whose translation MGRSAMESSSEEELEDDFPGHEWITPQSSIRAAYQSQTEKGIRKICSELLELKDAIENLCGNMQSKYHAFLRISEEVVEAEQELIELQKHVSAQGMLVQDLMSGVCRELEMWQKYSREEHAVEKDFESELNEILSVGTQDPKAIFLDKLDILLAEHKIEEALLALEAEEKKYMVTDNSGKESDTEISAYKTALLRRKSTLEDQLVRYSEQPSLSITELRKSLSGLIKIGKGSVAHQVLLKTYGSRLQKNIEGFLPTCSVYKETYSATLSQLVFSAISKVFNESSTLFGDSPTNMNRITQWAEYEIEVFARLVKENSPLLESDAALRSACICIQTTLAHCSCLEIHGLKFSKLLMVLLCPYIEEVLDLNFRRLRRKIIDLARDDDILLLTPQEGSPPSGAVAPKMTLTSSGKKFMSIVNDVLDQVTPMTIVHFGGTILNKFLQLFDRYVEALIKVLPGPSEDDNVVESKEPVEFKAESDAQQLALIGTAYTIADDLLPAAVSKFFDMQKDKKGTSGPNQGLGPGSVYSTEYKEWKRHLQHSLDKLRDHFCRQYVLSFIYLEGKSRLDARMYLEGNKDDLHWDSDPLPSLPFQALFGRLQQLASVAGDVLLGKEKVQKVLLSRLTETVVIWLSNEQEFWDVFEDKSIQLQPSGLQQLILDMHFLVEIAVCGRYPHRPVQQLVSVIITRAIAAFSARDVDPQSALPEDEWFLESAKAAIHKLMLGTSGSESDLEVPVALHDEMSDSEESTSTASTVGSEDSFASANNDDLESPVYFTDPEA comes from the exons ATGGGGAGGTCGGCGATGGAGAGCAGCAGCGAGGAGGAGCTGGAGGACGACTTCCCGGGCCACGAGTGGATCACCCCGCAGTCCTCCATCCGCGCCGCCTACCAGTCCCAGACCGAGAAG GGTATCAGGAAAATTTGCTCCGAGCTACTGGAGCTGAAGGATGCTATTGAGAACCTGTGCGGGAATATGCAGTCGAAATATCACGCTTTCCTCAG AATATCTGAGGAGGTTGTTGAGGCAGAACAGGAGTTAATTGAGCTACAGAAGCATGTGTCTGCCCAGGGGATGCTTGTGCAAGATCTAATGAGTGGTGTGTGCCGCGAGCTTGAAATGTGGCAAAAATATAGCAGGGAAGAACATGCTGTGGAAAAGGATTTTGAGAGTGAACTTAATGAAATTTTATCTGTTGGTACTCAAGACCCCAAAGCTATTTTTCTGGATAAATTGGACATTTTGCTAGCAGAGCACAAAATAGAGGAGGCTCTTCTTGCCCTGGAAGCTGAAGAGAAGAAATATATGGTTACAGATAATTCAGGCAAAGAATCAGATACAGAGATTTCTGCCTATAAGACTGCACTATTAAGAAGGAAATCAACTCTTGAGGATCAGCTTGTTAGGTATTCAGAACAGCCATCTTTATCTATTACCGAACTAAGAAAATCTTTGTCTGGTTTAATTAAGATTGGTAAAGGTTCTGTAGCCCATCAAGTACTTCTAAAAACTTATGGTTCACGCCTTCAGAAAAATATTGAGGGATTTCTTCCAACCTGTTCAGTCTACAAAGAAACTTACTCTGCAACCTTGTCACAACTTGTATTCTCAGCAATCTCAAAGGTGTTCAATGAATCTAGTACCCTATTTGGAGATAGCCCCACGAATATGAACAGGATTACTCAATGGGCTGAATATGAAATAGAAGTTTTTGCGCGTTTGGTTAAAGAAAATTCTCCTTTGCTTGAGAGTGATGCTGCCCTTCGCTCTGCCTGCATATGCATACAAACTACTCTTGCTCACTGCTCTTGTCTAGAAATACATGGGCTGAAATTCTCGAAGTTACTCATGGTACTATTGTGTCCTTATATCGAAGAGGTGCTTGATCTGAATTTTAGAAGGCTGAGAAGAAAGATTATTGATTTAGCAAGGGATGATGATATTCTTCTTCTCACTCCTCAAGAAGGGTCACCACCATCTGGTGCAGTTGCACCTAAGATGACTCTTACAAGCAGTGGAAAGAAGTTTATGTCCATCGTCAAT GATGTTTTGGATCAAGTTACCCCAATGACCATAGTTCACTTTGGTGGAACAATTTTGAACAAATTTCTCCAGCTATTTGATAGATATGTCGAAGCACTTATCAAAGTCTTGCCAGGACCTTCTGAAGATGATAATGTAGTGGAGTCAAAAGAGCCTGTAGAATTTAAAGCTGAAAGTGATGCACAGCAGCTTGCACTAATTGGAACAGCATATACCATAGCAGACGATTTATTGCCAGCAGCTGTATCCAAGTTTTTTGATATGCAAAAAGATAAGAAAGGAACTAGTGGACCAAATCAAGGCCTTGGTCCTGGGTCCGTATACTCTACAGAATACAAAGAGTGGAAACGTCATCTACAACATTCATTGGACAAACTGAGGGATCACTTTTGCCGACAGTATGTCTTATCATTTATTTACTTGGAAGGGAAATCACGATTGGATGCTAGAATGTACTTGGAGGGGAACAAGGATGATCTCCATTGGGATTCTGATCCCTTACCGTCACTACCGTTCCAG GCGCTGTTTGGAAGATTGCAACAGCTAGCTAGTGTTGCTGGTGATGTTCTACTAGGCAAAGAGAAGGTACAGAAGGTCTTGCTATCAAGGCTAACTGAAACGGTCGTCATTTGGCTCTCCAATGAACAGGAGTTCTGGGATGTCTTTGAGGACAAGTCCATTCAACTCCAGCCTTCTGGACTGCAGCAG CTTATCCTTGATATGCACTTCCTCGTGGAGATTGCTGTATGTGGACGATACCCGCACAGACCAGTTCAGCAGCTTGTGTCGGTAATAATTACAAGAGCAATTGCAGCATTCTCAGCAAGGGATGTTGACCCACAAAG TGCTCTTCCGGAGGATGAATGGTTTCTTGAGTCTGCCAAGGCTGCAATCCACAAACTCATGTTGGGGACTTCTGGATCCGAGTCGGACCTCGAAGTACCTGTCGCTCTGCACGACGAAATGTCAGATTCTGAAGAGAGCACTTCAACCGCGTCAACTGTAGGGTCTGAAGACTCATTTGCTTCTGCAAACAATGATGACCTAGAAAGCCCTGTGTACTTCACCGATCCTGAGGCGTAA